The following coding sequences are from one Polynucleobacter sp. JS-JIR-II-50 window:
- the lysA gene encoding diaminopimelate decarboxylase: MTSKAIPLPKLSGFTERDGYWHAEEIPLADLAKEFGTPLYIYSKKALTEAYQAYDKACVDSNGKRRARVHYAMKANSNLAVIDCFKKLGAGFDLVSGGELARALAIGADPKSLVFAGVGKSAAEITTALKAGVKCINVESIAELHKINRVATELNCRAPISLRVNPDVDAQTHPYISTGLKGNKFGIAYHEVLKTYREASQLSQIDVVGIDCHIGSQITTTAPYLDALDKVLDLVAQLKKEGIVIHHLDLGGGLGISYSDETPPDITEFTNTLLNRVAERGFGHLDVVLEPGRSLVGNAGVLLTTVEYLKPGAEKNFCIVDAAMTELMRPALYEAHHGIVPVQKKAAKALTYDIVGPVCESGDWLGRDRHLAVEEGDLLAILSAGAYGFVMASNYNTRPKPAEIMVDGKNAYVIRAREKTADLFSSETVLPT, translated from the coding sequence ATGACAAGCAAAGCAATTCCCCTTCCTAAGTTATCTGGGTTTACTGAACGCGATGGCTATTGGCATGCCGAAGAAATTCCACTCGCAGATTTAGCAAAAGAATTTGGTACGCCGCTATACATCTATAGCAAAAAAGCATTAACTGAAGCTTACCAAGCCTACGACAAGGCATGCGTTGATAGCAATGGCAAACGTCGTGCCCGCGTGCACTATGCCATGAAGGCAAACAGCAATTTAGCGGTAATTGATTGCTTTAAAAAACTGGGAGCCGGGTTTGATTTGGTGAGTGGCGGTGAGTTAGCTCGTGCATTGGCAATTGGCGCAGATCCAAAGAGCTTAGTGTTTGCCGGTGTAGGCAAATCTGCCGCTGAAATCACTACTGCCCTCAAGGCGGGCGTCAAATGCATCAACGTAGAATCCATTGCAGAGCTACACAAGATTAATCGCGTAGCCACTGAACTCAACTGCCGCGCCCCAATTTCTTTGCGTGTTAATCCTGATGTAGATGCACAAACCCATCCCTATATTTCCACCGGACTTAAGGGCAATAAATTTGGCATCGCCTATCACGAGGTTCTAAAAACCTATCGTGAAGCATCGCAACTCTCTCAAATTGATGTTGTAGGCATTGATTGTCATATTGGCTCACAGATCACCACCACTGCCCCCTATTTAGACGCCCTAGATAAAGTCTTAGATCTTGTCGCGCAACTGAAAAAAGAAGGTATTGTGATTCACCATCTCGATCTTGGTGGTGGTCTTGGTATTTCTTATAGCGATGAAACCCCGCCAGACATTACTGAATTTACAAACACCTTATTGAATCGAGTGGCTGAGCGTGGTTTTGGTCACCTTGACGTTGTGCTTGAGCCAGGCAGGTCATTAGTAGGCAATGCCGGCGTGCTACTAACAACTGTAGAGTATTTAAAGCCTGGTGCTGAGAAGAACTTCTGCATTGTTGATGCTGCAATGACTGAACTGATGCGACCTGCCCTATATGAAGCACATCATGGAATAGTTCCCGTGCAAAAGAAGGCAGCAAAAGCATTGACCTATGACATCGTTGGTCCTGTTTGCGAATCTGGCGACTGGCTAGGAAGAGATCGTCATCTCGCAGTAGAAGAGGGCGATCTTCTGGCCATTTTGTCAGCCGGCGCTTATGGTTTTGTGATGGCATCTAACTACAACACACGCCCTAAACCTGCAGAGATTATGGTTGACGGGAAAAATGCTTACGTGATTCGCGCACGCGAAAAAACTGCCGACTTGTTTTCTTCAGAGACAGTTTTACCAACCTAA
- a CDS encoding lipoprotein: MIAILNRALCLSLLISLVGCGVRGPLFMPNVPPVPTAPTEPEPKGKLYPPQTPASTSNSSSAK; the protein is encoded by the coding sequence ATGATAGCGATTCTTAATAGAGCCCTCTGCCTTAGCCTTCTAATATCCCTTGTTGGGTGTGGGGTAAGGGGACCGCTATTTATGCCAAATGTGCCGCCAGTTCCAACAGCCCCTACAGAGCCGGAACCTAAAGGCAAGTTATACCCACCTCAAACCCCTGCTAGCACAAGCAATTCTTCATCGGCTAAGTAA
- a CDS encoding shikimate kinase, with protein sequence MGAGKSTVGKVLAKKLGRRFLDADHVIEERCGVKIPVIFEMEGEDGFRKREAQAIREITAEQDIILATGGGAVLSPENRQALSEGGTVIYLHANPIELWHRTKGGEGRPLLKNGDAKKILENLYAVRDPLYREIADYVIETGKPSVNQLVNTLIMQLELSA encoded by the coding sequence ATGGGCGCGGGGAAATCGACCGTTGGTAAAGTCTTGGCAAAAAAATTAGGGCGCCGCTTTCTAGATGCCGACCATGTGATTGAAGAGCGCTGTGGCGTAAAAATCCCCGTCATTTTTGAAATGGAAGGCGAAGACGGATTTCGCAAAAGAGAAGCTCAAGCCATTCGAGAAATCACTGCCGAGCAAGATATTATTTTGGCAACCGGGGGTGGCGCTGTTCTCTCGCCAGAAAATCGGCAGGCATTAAGTGAAGGTGGCACCGTGATTTATCTTCACGCAAATCCAATTGAACTTTGGCATCGTACCAAAGGTGGCGAGGGTCGCCCCCTATTAAAAAATGGGGATGCCAAAAAGATTTTAGAAAACTTATACGCCGTTCGCGATCCTCTGTATCGTGAAATCGCTGACTATGTGATTGAGACTGGAAAGCCCAGCGTTAATCAACTAGTTAACACCTTAATCATGCAGCTTGAACTTTCCGCTTAA
- a CDS encoding cytochrome c: protein MRQTSQISKLTGLRAGFAVLSIFALISVSGAVFAADAAPMAAAPEAKAEVPGKPKVDPAAGEALYSNGDATRGVTACITCHGPKGQSAIGTWPKLSAQHAAYLTKQLKNFKEGTRANPIMMGMAATLTQQDMQNISAFLSKQPISQGVAQDKETIALGQSIYRGGIAAKGVPACAACHSPTGAGIPAQYPLLGGQWAEYNNAQLLAFREGVRTNSSQMTTIASKLSDKEMKAVADYIAGLH from the coding sequence ATGCGTCAAACCTCTCAAATCTCCAAATTAACTGGCTTACGGGCTGGTTTTGCGGTTCTCTCCATTTTCGCTCTGATCAGCGTATCGGGTGCAGTTTTTGCGGCCGATGCTGCTCCTATGGCGGCTGCTCCAGAAGCTAAAGCAGAAGTTCCAGGTAAGCCTAAGGTTGATCCAGCAGCCGGTGAGGCACTGTATTCAAATGGCGATGCAACTCGTGGCGTAACCGCCTGTATCACTTGCCATGGCCCTAAAGGCCAAAGTGCGATTGGTACATGGCCAAAGCTTTCCGCTCAGCATGCTGCATACCTCACAAAGCAGTTAAAAAACTTTAAAGAAGGCACTCGCGCAAATCCAATCATGATGGGTATGGCTGCCACTTTGACTCAACAAGATATGCAAAATATTTCAGCTTTTTTATCCAAGCAGCCTATCTCCCAGGGTGTTGCTCAAGATAAAGAAACAATCGCATTAGGCCAAAGTATTTATCGCGGTGGTATTGCAGCAAAAGGCGTTCCAGCCTGTGCTGCCTGCCACAGCCCAACAGGCGCTGGCATTCCTGCTCAGTACCCACTCCTTGGTGGTCAATGGGCTGAATACAATAATGCCCAGTTGCTAGCTTTCCGTGAAGGCGTTCGCACCAACAGTAGTCAAATGACAACGATTGCTTCTAAGCTTTCGGATAAAGAAATGAAAGCGGTAGCTGATTACATAGCAGGATTGCATTAA
- the cyaY gene encoding iron donor protein CyaY yields the protein MIEYSMQDSGMNPNNPGVETIDDKQFYQLGSNLLQSIEVALEAADDALDLDLDIERQGGNVINIRFKDKSVIVINTQPPLHEIWVAAKSGGYHYRWAGTMAQPLWLDTKTGKELLSDLTEFASAQAGQAVKIGLI from the coding sequence ATGATTGAATATAGCATGCAGGACTCCGGTATGAATCCAAATAATCCAGGCGTAGAAACCATTGATGACAAGCAGTTTTACCAGCTAGGAAGCAATTTATTGCAATCCATAGAGGTGGCATTGGAGGCTGCTGATGATGCGTTAGACCTCGACTTGGATATCGAGCGCCAGGGTGGGAATGTGATCAATATTCGTTTTAAGGATAAAAGTGTCATTGTGATCAATACACAACCACCTTTGCATGAGATTTGGGTTGCTGCCAAATCCGGCGGTTATCACTATCGCTGGGCTGGTACGATGGCACAACCCTTGTGGCTGGATACCAAGACAGGGAAAGAGTTATTGAGCGACTTGACTGAGTTTGCGAGCGCTCAAGCTGGTCAAGCAGTCAAAATTGGCTTGATTTAA
- a CDS encoding secretin and TonB N-terminal domain-containing protein: MKLSLNDAQKYFKLITCWLAVLMLLSSNTAMSNTPAQNHFLIPISLQFTDIELTELLETMAKLGNTNFLLSESIKGKISIDLKNTSWQTALHSILASRGLRLVRNGEIYWIGPHAEIQAFQKFRREDAALPFGGDHINSPRQILIEARIVEADERFARELGIKLGYQANGVGDKTDQKLIGSMDLGGAGLSGFNPATMAATLVSKNGSRILQAELSALESEGQGKILSNPRIMTGDQVKATIEQGTELPYQTSSQNGSKLQFRKANLRLEVLPKIHPDGKISMLVGINKDTVGMKTEQGYAIDTKSLSSEVTVENGGTAIIGGIFQTTDREDEVKIPLLGDIPLIGHFFRHKSKLQDKTELLVFLTPTVLDKP, translated from the coding sequence ATGAAGCTCAGCCTAAATGACGCCCAGAAATACTTCAAACTGATCACCTGTTGGTTAGCTGTATTGATGCTTTTATCCAGCAATACAGCAATGAGTAATACGCCTGCACAAAATCATTTCCTGATCCCTATTAGCCTGCAATTTACCGATATCGAATTAACAGAACTTTTAGAGACCATGGCCAAATTGGGTAATACGAATTTTTTATTAAGCGAATCCATTAAAGGGAAGATTTCTATAGATCTTAAAAATACCTCTTGGCAAACAGCGCTTCACTCCATTCTGGCGAGCCGCGGTTTACGACTGGTGCGCAACGGAGAAATCTACTGGATTGGGCCTCATGCAGAAATCCAAGCTTTTCAGAAATTCCGGCGTGAAGATGCAGCCCTTCCCTTTGGCGGAGACCACATTAATAGTCCAAGGCAAATCCTCATAGAGGCCCGAATAGTTGAGGCTGATGAACGCTTTGCCCGTGAGCTAGGGATTAAGCTGGGATATCAAGCTAATGGTGTCGGAGATAAAACAGATCAAAAATTGATTGGCAGCATGGATCTGGGTGGCGCCGGTTTGAGTGGTTTTAATCCAGCAACCATGGCGGCAACCTTAGTCTCCAAAAATGGGAGCCGCATTCTGCAGGCAGAACTTTCTGCGCTTGAGTCTGAAGGCCAAGGAAAGATTCTCTCCAACCCTCGCATCATGACTGGCGACCAAGTAAAGGCAACCATTGAGCAAGGCACAGAACTGCCATACCAAACCTCTAGCCAAAATGGCAGTAAATTGCAATTTAGAAAGGCAAACCTTCGCCTAGAGGTTTTACCAAAAATCCATCCAGACGGAAAGATTTCAATGCTAGTGGGCATTAATAAGGACACTGTAGGCATGAAAACCGAGCAAGGCTATGCGATTGATACCAAAAGCCTCAGTTCGGAGGTCACCGTTGAGAATGGGGGAACGGCCATCATTGGTGGCATCTTCCAAACAACCGATCGGGAAGATGAAGTCAAAATCCCGCTATTGGGTGATATACCCCTCATTGGTCATTTTTTTCGCCATAAATCCAAATTACAAGATAAAACCGAGCTGCTGGTCTTTTTAACTCCGACCGTTCTCGACAAACCCTAA
- the hemB gene encoding porphobilinogen synthase: protein MKMKSPANSLLNFPGHRPRRMRRDDWSRRLMQENSISANDLIYPVFLLEGQGKSEAVISMPGVNRLSLDQLIPVAQECVDLGIPVLALFPVIDIALKTPDGKAAFNPKGLIPTAVRELKKRFPNLGIMTDVALDPYTSHGQDGVLDEQGRILNDETTAILVQQAITQAEAGVDIVAPSDMMDGRIGKIREALEQKNLIHTRIMAYSAKYASAFYGPFRDAVGSAKNLGKADKKTYQMDCANGDEALREVALDISEGADMVMVKPGMPYLDIVRRVREEFNYPTYAYQVSGEYAMLKAAAQNGWLDHDAVMMESLLAFKRAGADGILTYFALEAARLLKTNAAGK from the coding sequence ATGAAGATGAAATCACCAGCTAACTCATTGCTTAATTTTCCAGGGCATCGTCCTCGTCGCATGCGTCGTGATGATTGGTCACGTCGCCTCATGCAAGAGAACAGTATTTCGGCGAACGATTTAATCTACCCCGTCTTTTTGCTTGAAGGTCAAGGCAAATCCGAAGCAGTTATCTCTATGCCTGGTGTTAACCGCCTTTCATTAGACCAACTTATACCGGTTGCACAAGAATGCGTGGATTTAGGTATACCAGTGCTTGCGCTTTTTCCAGTAATCGACATTGCATTAAAAACCCCTGATGGCAAGGCGGCCTTTAATCCAAAAGGGCTTATTCCTACTGCTGTTCGCGAACTAAAAAAACGTTTCCCCAATTTAGGCATCATGACTGATGTAGCGCTTGATCCCTATACAAGCCATGGTCAAGATGGGGTGCTCGATGAGCAAGGTCGTATTCTGAATGATGAGACAACGGCGATCTTAGTTCAACAAGCCATCACTCAAGCTGAAGCAGGTGTTGATATCGTTGCCCCATCAGACATGATGGATGGGCGCATCGGAAAAATTCGTGAAGCGCTCGAGCAAAAGAATTTAATTCACACCCGGATCATGGCTTACTCAGCTAAATATGCCTCTGCTTTTTATGGCCCCTTTAGAGATGCAGTTGGTTCTGCAAAGAACCTAGGTAAAGCTGATAAAAAAACATATCAAATGGATTGCGCCAATGGTGACGAGGCTTTGCGGGAGGTTGCTCTCGACATCAGCGAAGGTGCAGATATGGTCATGGTGAAGCCTGGTATGCCTTATTTGGACATCGTGCGTCGCGTCCGTGAAGAGTTTAACTACCCCACTTATGCCTATCAAGTAAGCGGTGAATACGCCATGCTTAAGGCTGCCGCACAAAATGGCTGGCTAGATCATGATGCTGTGATGATGGAATCGCTGCTCGCATTTAAACGCGCAGGTGCTGATGGTATTTTGACTTACTTTGCACTCGAAGCGGCGCGCTTACTTAAAACAAACGCAGCAGGCAAATAA
- the yihA gene encoding ribosome biogenesis GTP-binding protein YihA/YsxC yields MSKLFQARFATTVNDTHCLPATPLREVAFAGRSNAGKSSALNVLCNQKRLAFASKTPGRTQHINYFGVFAKDDLLAYLVDLPGYGYAAVNHETKYHWNALLSDYLQEREQLVGMILIVDSRRGITDLDEQMIQWFVPTGKPIHVLLSKCDKLNKSECKHALEAVTKRLQQYDPALPDGTGDSKQLTAQLFSSTKRIGLEEADNLIIKWLFEAKTHEDEITS; encoded by the coding sequence ATGTCTAAACTCTTTCAAGCCCGATTCGCCACCACAGTCAATGACACCCATTGTCTGCCTGCCACCCCGCTGCGAGAGGTGGCCTTCGCTGGCCGTTCAAATGCGGGCAAATCTAGCGCCCTGAATGTGCTTTGCAACCAAAAAAGGCTGGCTTTTGCCAGTAAAACGCCTGGACGCACCCAACATATCAACTATTTTGGTGTTTTTGCAAAAGATGACCTGCTGGCTTATTTAGTCGACTTACCAGGCTACGGCTATGCGGCAGTCAATCATGAGACCAAATACCACTGGAATGCCCTTCTAAGCGATTATCTGCAAGAGCGAGAGCAGTTGGTAGGCATGATCCTCATCGTGGACTCCAGACGCGGAATAACCGATCTAGATGAGCAAATGATTCAGTGGTTTGTCCCTACCGGCAAGCCAATTCATGTTTTGCTGAGTAAGTGCGACAAATTGAACAAAAGCGAGTGCAAGCATGCTCTTGAGGCAGTCACTAAGCGACTGCAGCAATATGACCCAGCACTACCCGATGGAACGGGTGACTCGAAGCAACTTACGGCACAATTATTTTCAAGTACCAAGCGGATTGGCCTTGAAGAGGCAGATAATTTAATTATTAAATGGCTATTTGAAGCAAAAACTCATGAAGATGAAATCACCAGCTAA
- the aroB gene encoding 3-dehydroquinate synthase — MKILEVDLGNRSYPIYIGKDLIDQASLFKACEKATSIYIVSNTTVAPLYAERLTKTLNTFGKPVRTIVLPDGESYKDWKNLQLIFDDLLKFGADRHTMLIALGGGVIGDMTGFAAASFMRGIRFIQVPTTLLAQVDSSVGGKTGINHPLGKNMIGAFHQPVAVIADLNTLKTLPPRELSAGLAEVVKHGAIADAQFLDWIESNATPLLACDTEAMGHAVLRSCEIKSAVVSADEREGGIRATLNFGHTFGHAIEAGMGYGEWLHGEAVGCGMVMGADLSRRLNYISDADVQRLTTIIQSMNLPITPPKLGAGRYMELMQVDKKTEGGQIRYVVLEKIGKAQIKSVDDAQVIETLNATGAA; from the coding sequence ATGAAAATACTTGAAGTTGATCTCGGTAATCGCAGTTACCCAATTTATATTGGCAAAGATCTGATTGATCAAGCAAGCTTATTTAAGGCCTGTGAAAAAGCCACCTCTATTTACATCGTTAGCAACACTACGGTTGCCCCTCTTTATGCCGAGCGCCTAACTAAAACACTCAACACCTTTGGCAAACCCGTCAGAACAATTGTTCTACCTGATGGTGAGTCATACAAAGACTGGAAAAATCTTCAGTTAATTTTTGATGACCTTTTAAAGTTTGGTGCTGATCGCCACACCATGTTGATTGCTTTAGGTGGTGGCGTTATCGGCGATATGACTGGATTTGCTGCAGCCAGCTTTATGCGTGGCATTCGCTTTATCCAAGTACCCACTACCTTGCTTGCACAGGTAGACTCTTCCGTTGGCGGTAAAACAGGCATCAATCATCCGCTAGGTAAAAATATGATTGGCGCCTTTCATCAGCCAGTCGCCGTGATTGCCGATCTCAATACCTTAAAGACTCTACCTCCGAGAGAGTTATCTGCTGGTCTTGCTGAAGTTGTGAAGCATGGCGCTATTGCAGACGCCCAATTCTTAGACTGGATTGAATCTAATGCGACGCCGCTGCTAGCCTGCGACACAGAAGCAATGGGTCATGCCGTCTTACGTTCCTGTGAAATTAAATCTGCAGTGGTTTCTGCAGATGAAAGAGAGGGGGGTATTCGTGCAACCCTCAATTTTGGTCATACCTTTGGTCACGCAATTGAAGCGGGTATGGGCTATGGCGAATGGTTACATGGCGAAGCTGTCGGATGCGGCATGGTGATGGGAGCTGATCTATCGCGTCGACTCAATTACATTAGCGACGCTGATGTTCAGCGCCTCACCACAATCATCCAATCTATGAATTTGCCCATTACGCCGCCCAAGCTTGGCGCGGGGCGCTATATGGAGCTCATGCAAGTGGATAAAAAAACTGAGGGTGGGCAGATCCGTTACGTTGTTTTAGAAAAAATTGGTAAAGCCCAGATTAAAAGCGTAGATGATGCCCAAGTGATTGAAACTTTAAACGCTACTGGCGCGGCTTAA